In the genome of Nitrospirae bacterium YQR-1, the window TATCGCCTGTGATTGTGCCTAATATTCTGATTCCACGGTTAGGTAAAAGCCCTGCCAACGTAAAAAGCACAAGGACTGCAAAGTATTCTATAAGCCATTTGAGTTTTGACTTTTTTACCATGGCAGTTCTTTCAATCTGTTTGATACATAGGAGATAAGGTCGTTTATACCTTCATGTGTGACGGCTGAAACAGGGAAAAAAGGGATGCCGTTATTGATGCAAAAGTCAGCTAACGTTTTTTTAAGGGTTCCGTCACCCTCTGCGTCAACCTTGGAGGCTACAACGATCTGGGGTTTTTGGGCAAGCTCTGTGCTGTAAAGGGATAGTTCATGATTAACTTTTTCGTAAGTCTCAACGGGATTTACCTCAACTCCCTCAGAGATGTCAACCATGTGAAGCAGCAGCCGTGACCTCTGGGCGTGTCTCAAAAACTGTAACCCCAGTCCTGCGCCAAGATGTGCGCCTTCTATGATTCCAGGAATATCGGCCACAATAAAGCTCGAGTAGTCGTTAAGTTTTACAACGCCCAGGTTTGGAACGAGGGTTGTAAAAGGGTAGGAGGCTATTTTTGCTCTACTTGCTGATATGGAAGATATCAGTGTGGATTTACCGGCATTAGGCATACCTATGATACCGGCATCGGCGATGAGTTTAAGCTCAAGTACAAGGTTAGCCTCCTGTGCCGTCTCTCCGGGTTGTGCAAACTTAGGTGAGCGAAGTGTTGAGGATTTAAAATGGGCGTTTCCCTTACCACCGCGTCCTCCCTTGAGTACTACCGCTTCCATACCCTCTGTGGTTAAGTCGGCTAACACCACACCTGAATCAAGGTTTTTAATTACCGTACCAACCGGAACGTCTATTATAAGGGCGGGGCTGTCTGCACCGTGCATGTCTTTACCCATGCCGTGGCCGCCCCGTTTTACCTCGTAGTGTTTTTTGTACTTGTGGTCAAGCAGGGTATTGAGGTGAGTGACTGCCCTGAAAATTATATCGCCGCCCTTGCCGCCGTCTCCGCCGTCCGGAGCACCTCTGGGTTTAAACTTCTCTCTTCCAAAACTTACACATCCTGCGCCGCCGTCTCCAGCCTTGCAGTAAACTGTTACAAGATCGACAAATTTCACAATATGTATTGCATTAGCGCAAAAGCCCTCTTTTCATGGGCTTTAGTCCATTTGTTAAGAAAACTATAGATAGCAGTCTTAGCCCTGAGCCGCAACCTGAACAGTAACCGCCGGATAAACGCTCACTTTAGTTCTGGTTTTATCCTTTCTTTCAAACTTAACGATGCCTGCGATTTTTGCAAACAGGGTGTCGTCAGAGCCGATTCCGACATTTGAACCGGGGTGGAGTTTTGTGCCGCGCTGTCTTACAAGAATACTGCCTGCGGTAACTGTCTGACCGCCGTAGCGCTTTACTCCAAGACGCTTAGACTTACTGTCACGACCGTTTCGTGTGCTTCCCACACCTTTTTTATGAGCCATGATTAACCTCCAATTATCTCATTAATTTTAATTTTCGTGTAATGTTGTCTGTGGACATGGAGTTTCCTTGTGGCCTTCCTGGGTTTCATCTTAAAGACGTCAACTTTCCTGGTTCTGCCTTTTTCCAATACCTCCGCCTTTACTGATACCCCTTCAATGTATGGTTTTCCGACAGTTAATTTTGTACCGTCAAAAAAAGCCAACACTTTATCTATTGTCACAGAGTCCCCAACAGCGTTATCCAGCCTATCTACCCTAAGCGTCTCATCAGGCGCCACTCTCACCTGCTTGCCCCCCGTCAGCACTATCGCATACATCAATCTTATCCTCCAAATCCTTGATTTATTATCTTTATTTTATTCTCAACCGGCAATTGATATTGTATATAATTTGTTTTAGGTTTGTCAAATAAGCCGTTCTCTCAATAAAAATTTTTTATAATGCTTACTGCATCTGTAATACCAAGTTGCATTCAATCGTCTAACTTCGCTGGGCTTGGTCAAAAGCTCCGGGGTGTACGTATAGTTTATTTTGTCCATATCCCGATGTTATACTCTGATTACAGATGAGAGTATTAATAATAGAAGACGATAAGATACTCTGTGAGAGCCTGCGGGAATATCTAAAAACGAAGGACATAACTGCAGATTGTCTTGAGGATGAGAGGGAGTATTTTAATTACCTGAATAATTACACGTATGATGTGATACTGTTGGATTTAATGCTGAGGTATCTTAAGGGTGAGGATGTGCTCAAACATATAAGAGCAAAGGGAATCGGCACGCCGGTGCTCATTCTTACCGCCAAAGACGGCATAGCCGACAAGGAAACCTGTTTCACTCTGGGGGCTGACGATTACCTTATAAAACCGTTTAATCTCAGAGAGCTGGTCTTAAGGGTAAAGTCTCTGTCAAACAGGTCACACATGCACAGTATAATTAAAATAGACGATATAACGGTGGATGTTGACGCCCAGGTGATTTATAAGGATGCCGTGGAGGTGAATCTTTCAAAAACAGCATGGAACCTTTTTTACCTGCTGCTTAAACATCGCGGTGAGATAGTCTATAATGATACGATTATGGGTTATGTGTGGGGAGATAAACCCTCCAGTGATGAAATCATAAGAACTTATGTGAAAATGCTCAGAAAGATTCTCCCTCCAAATGCCATCTCCACATACAAGGGCAGAGGATACAAACTTAACTTGTAAGCTAAAATGCGTTGATGTTATCAGCCGCTGAGGTTACAATGAGATTTAAACTTATACCAAGTTGTATTCAATCATCTAATACCAAGCAGCGTTCAAAGACGTAATATTAAATTACTTTTTTAATTGCTACTTGGTATAAATCAGATAAATCATGGTTCATACCAAGTAGCAGTCAAAAGAGTAACGAGGCGGCAAGGAGAAAACGACACCTCCCCTTAACAGGGGATTCCCCTTTAGGGGAGACGTCAAGGAGTTTTCGACGATGCCAACAAAGTTAATCGAATGAATGCAACTTGGTATCAGATTCTTTAAAGAGTTACCTGACATTTGCCGATAAAACATTACTTTATATATAATATATTTACAAATAATGATAAAAAAAATATTCGCTGAAATATATGCGCTGACACGCAGACACTCTGCAGATGACGATCTCCGTCTGAGGCCTGTCCCACGGTTAAGAACTCCAGCCACATGCACTTATTACGATAATGTTTGAAACCACCGCTATAAGCTTTGAAGGTGAAAAAGTAAAGGTTGTTTCCGCTAAAACATCAGGGAAAAACTTAATTTTAAACAGAGCCGAAACTTTTAATAAAGACGAACTCGATATTTTTCTCAGAAAAGACACTACAAAAAGCTACATACTGGTTTACAATTTTCAACATATCCATGAAGATTATATAACCATACCACCTATTGAAAAAAAATTGGTCAGAAATCTTATACACCGTGAAGTAATAAGAATCCATCCGCAACTAAGGGAATTTTCAGAAATATTTTTCTATGTTGGTGATAAAACAGAGGGTGGAAGGATTTTAAAAGAATATCTGGTTATATCTTTTACCGGAGATGAACTTGACCAGGTTATCAGAAAATTTAACGATTTGGGAAAACGCATAACAGCTCTTTACCCTGACTTCTTTGCACCCCTGTGCCTTATTCCAGCTGCAAATGAGCAATTCATTTTAGTGTTTAACTCCGCCGATAATAAGGTTATGCTGTTGGTTAAAGAGGGCGGAGCTCTATTTATGAGAGTTAACCAGGCTATTGAGCCGGGCACCACAGACCTTGATATTCAAAGTATCAATATGACAATAAACCACATCAGGCAGTCTTTGAGAATAAGCCCTGCATTTGTCACTGTTACCGGTACGATGTCAAGTGAGTATGAAGCGCAATTACAGCCCATTGCCCCTCTTATGATAGCCTTAAAACCCTCGTATGTATCCTGCGATATGGAGCATTTTAACGAATACCTGCTGCCGCTTTCGGCAATATGCAGCTTCAGCAAGTTAAAAGACCCCCTTGGTTTAAATATTATCCCAAAGAAATTCAGAGATCAAAATTACCTTGAAAACTATCTTTCTTACTCAACCGCCGCCTTTGTTTCCACCTCCGTCGTGATACTGCTTTTTATTTTACTTAACATTTACAACGTGTTTACTTTAACTAATGAAATCTCCCTTATCAGAGCCGATAACGGTAACATAAAGGACATTGTTTCGTCCTACAATAAGGCTGCCGCAGCTTTTGAACAACATGCTAAGGTTTTTGAGTTTTTAAGGAGAAATCAATCCGCCTCGCTGCTTAACGCCTTTTTAGCTGTGCTTGTCTCTGTTGACACCCAAAAGGCTGAAATCGAATCTGTTGCACTGTCAGTGTCAGAGGGTGCACCGGTAGCAAAGGTCTCCTTAACGGGTAAGGTAAAATCAGAGAGTTTTGCAGAAATCCGCAGCTCCGTTGATTCCCTCTCTGATAACTTAAAGGCGGTAAAAAATGTTGATAAGTGTTCGTCCGGTTATAATTTAAAAGATAAGAGCTTTAAGCTGGAACTTCAGTTTACGGCAGCTTCAGGAAAACAACAAGGTGATATTAACAAAGTATCTACAAGATAGACTAAGAAGAAATATGATTGCCGGGTGTCTGCTTGCAGGCATGTTGGCTCTTTTGTTGTTTTTAAAATCATACGAGGCTTCACTTACGGAAACAAAAACCCGTCTGCTTACTTTAAAACCTAAAATCGTCCAAATAATAAGAAATAAAAACCTGGCTGATGAGGCTAACGACAGAGTTAACAAAATCATCTCTCAGAGATACTCCTCAGGACCATCCTCAGTGTATATTCTCAAGGCTCTCGATGAAATGCAAGGCAGATATAAGAAAGGGCTGCAAACCACTTTTAGTGATTTTCAGGCTGGCAAGGAAGGCCTGGAGTTTCCACTTGAAATTACCTTTAATGGAAACTTTTCTGAAATCGCGGAGTTTACCGTTTATCTGGAAAACCTGAGATTTCCTTTCTATGTTATAAAGGAGTTTACTCTGAAAAAAGAAAAAAGCTCTATACTTGCATGTAACATTAAAGGGCGTTTTGTTTTTCCTGAACTATCACCTAAGACCGGTGCAACAGATGCCGGTAAGGGAAATTTACATGCAGGAAAGGCACAGAGGGTATATAGTGAACAATAAGCTTCCGCTAAAACTGGGACTTCCTTACATCCTCTGTGCAGCAATGTTTTTTTCACTGAGTGGTTTAACCCTGACAGCGCAGATAACACCGGATGAGCAAGCCATAATGAAACTGTCACAGAAGGACTACTCCAAATATAAAGAAGTTGGAGTTTCCCCGGCGGAGCACGTTAAGATTTCACCTGAGTCAGGCAGAAAAACTTTTAATCTTGATGATGATACAGAGAATACACACACAGAACCTGAGGTTCAAACTAAACAAGAGAAGCCGACAGAGCTTTTCACAGCCTTTATCGTCTCCCTTGTAGCCATAACAGAGGACAGAAGATATGCTATCATAAATGGAACCCTCCTGAGGGAGGGAGCAGAGTTTGAAGGAGTGCAAGTGAAAAAGATCGAACAGGGAGCCGTTCTTTTAGCGGGCAAACACCGCTCGGAATGGATAAAACTCACTAAGAGGGCTAATTGATATGGCTATCAGATTACTTATAATTGTCTTTTGCGGCTTACTTATTGTCTCATGTGCTTCAATGTCTTCAAAAGAAGAAAATAAATTTATAACCAAAGATGACCATGCGGCACTTAAGGGGCAGGATGTAAGAAAAGTTGTAAAAAAGGATAAACCTGTGCCACAGGCTGAATTTGCACCGTCATCGGAAAGTTTATCACCTCTGAAAACACGGCTGATATCACTTTCTGTAAGCAACAGGCCGCTTAGTGAGGTTTTACAAGCAGTGGCGGAGGCGGCAAGCCTTAATCTTGTTATGCAAAAGGGGGTTGACCCCTCAGCCTCAGTAAATCTAACAATTAACGATGTCGCTGTAGAGGAGGCCCTTCAGATAATTTTCTCCTCTGTTGATTATTTCTACACTGTTGAGAAAAATATTCTTTATGTGAAAGCAATGGATACGAGGATTTTTGATTTTGGCCTGCCATCGGTTATCCACTCATATAAGACGGAACTCGGCGGGGATATAATAGGTGGGGCACTATCCTCCTCCGCAAGTTCAGGCAGCAGCGCCTCCGCAAGCAGCGGAGGCACCTCAGGCACAAACAACTCCGGCATTACAGGCAGTGTGTCGCTGAAGTCGGAAACCGACAAGGACTCAGGCAACATGTGGAGCATGATTGATACAACTTTAAAATCGTTGCTTGGTATTTCACAGACATCCACACCTCTTACGGCCTCTCCCGCAGGACGCCCTGTCTCCGGTGGCTCGGCTCAAACGGCGGCCACCTCTACTCCGGCACAAGGGACGTCTGCTGTTAGGCAGGCTCAGGCCCTTGCCTCTG includes:
- the obgE gene encoding GTPase ObgE, coding for MKFVDLVTVYCKAGDGGAGCVSFGREKFKPRGAPDGGDGGKGGDIIFRAVTHLNTLLDHKYKKHYEVKRGGHGMGKDMHGADSPALIIDVPVGTVIKNLDSGVVLADLTTEGMEAVVLKGGRGGKGNAHFKSSTLRSPKFAQPGETAQEANLVLELKLIADAGIIGMPNAGKSTLISSISASRAKIASYPFTTLVPNLGVVKLNDYSSFIVADIPGIIEGAHLGAGLGLQFLRHAQRSRLLLHMVDISEGVEVNPVETYEKVNHELSLYSTELAQKPQIVVASKVDAEGDGTLKKTLADFCINNGIPFFPVSAVTHEGINDLISYVSNRLKELPW
- the rpmA gene encoding 50S ribosomal protein L27: MAHKKGVGSTRNGRDSKSKRLGVKRYGGQTVTAGSILVRQRGTKLHPGSNVGIGSDDTLFAKIAGIVKFERKDKTRTKVSVYPAVTVQVAAQG
- the rplU gene encoding 50S ribosomal protein L21 — its product is MYAIVLTGGKQVRVAPDETLRVDRLDNAVGDSVTIDKVLAFFDGTKLTVGKPYIEGVSVKAEVLEKGRTRKVDVFKMKPRKATRKLHVHRQHYTKIKINEIIGG
- a CDS encoding response regulator transcription factor, with translation MRVLIIEDDKILCESLREYLKTKDITADCLEDEREYFNYLNNYTYDVILLDLMLRYLKGEDVLKHIRAKGIGTPVLILTAKDGIADKETCFTLGADDYLIKPFNLRELVLRVKSLSNRSHMHSIIKIDDITVDVDAQVIYKDAVEVNLSKTAWNLFYLLLKHRGEIVYNDTIMGYVWGDKPSSDEIIRTYVKMLRKILPPNAISTYKGRGYKLNL
- a CDS encoding general secretion pathway protein GspB, with translation MNNKLPLKLGLPYILCAAMFFSLSGLTLTAQITPDEQAIMKLSQKDYSKYKEVGVSPAEHVKISPESGRKTFNLDDDTENTHTEPEVQTKQEKPTELFTAFIVSLVAITEDRRYAIINGTLLREGAEFEGVQVKKIEQGAVLLAGKHRSEWIKLTKRAN